The following are encoded together in the Primulina tabacum isolate GXHZ01 chromosome 18, ASM2559414v2, whole genome shotgun sequence genome:
- the LOC142532258 gene encoding uncharacterized protein LOC142532258, whose translation MKILKVNTAAITTEGAPQMVEMHRSEWTAEDKKKANVDNIAKNILYKTFDKNMFAKIKTCTTAKEIWEKLTQLCKGNDQTKENKLIVAIQKFDNAKMKPGETLAEFDERFSSIIIEHISLGKEYSNREIDLKFMRAFPREWDVENLAMRESKELNKLELHDLFADLKAYEF comes from the coding sequence ATGAAGATCTTAAAAGTAAATACAGCTGCAATTACCACTGAAGGTGCTCCCCAAATGGTGGAAATGCATCGTTCTGAATGGACAGCTGAGGACAAGAAGAAGGCAAATGTCGATAACATAGCAAAAAATATTCTTTATAAGACCTTTGACAAAAATATGTTTGCCAAAATCAAGACATGCACTACAGCaaaggaaatctgggaaaaactCACACAACTGTGTAAGGGCAACGATCAGACTAAAGAAAATAAGTTGATTGTTGCTATCCAGAAGTTCGATAATGCAAAGATGAAGCCGGGAGAAACTCTTGCAGAATTTGATGAACGATTCAGCAGTATTATCATCGAACATATTTCCTTGGGGAAAGAATATTCCAATCGAGAAATTGACCTGAAGTTTATGCGAGCTtttcccagagaatgggacgtagAAAATCTAGCAATGCGAGAGTCGAAGGAGCTGAATAAACTGGAACTCCATGATCTTTTCGCTGATCTAAAAGCATATGAGTTCTAA